One window from the genome of Hyalangium ruber encodes:
- a CDS encoding PAS domain-containing hybrid sensor histidine kinase/response regulator has translation MPSLPSDSIPTALPEESVEDLYENAPCGYLSTLPNGTIVRVNQTFLTWTGYSREELLVGKRFRDLLTIGGKLFHETHYAPLLRMQGFVNEISFELVCKNGRPLPVLINSVQKQDAAGTPAFHRTTLFNITDRKLYERELLLARRQAEQAELAARAKADFVSMVSHEIRTPMNAILGLAGLLLQTELNSEQQKYLHLLQSSSENLLELLNNILDLNKIEAAKVTLEERRFDLRQLIHGLLHGLHVKAEQKQLAVRLELDERLPHGLLGDPIKLSQVLTNLVANAIKFTERGAVTLAAHVRDSSPQAVFVDFRVTDTGIGIPEEHLARIFEEFTQASYDIQLKYGGTGLGLSICRKLLALYGSQLHVESVPGKGSCFFFTLRLKVAEAAEEPAVKPPPSEHCLTGLKLLVAEDNSLNVFVLSQFLRKWGADFEVVENGHGAVAKVQQGHFDLILMDLQMPELDGYAATRAIRGLPEERLHRLPILALSASNRLGLEEQLAAAGFTGFVGKPFKPDDLLSKISLHCARPSRFSLEGLRRLAEGDRHALRELIAVAIANCQQAQPTFQRALEAGDLEGFEFHAHKIKMTQELLQAEALRAALQRGRALLSRRDSDAELVRAAAHALHAELEDIITALRADLATVAAGLPAEEDSRN, from the coding sequence ATGCCATCCCTTCCGAGCGACAGCATCCCCACGGCATTGCCCGAAGAGAGCGTCGAGGATCTCTACGAGAACGCGCCGTGTGGATACCTCTCCACGCTGCCCAACGGCACCATCGTCCGGGTCAACCAGACCTTCCTGACCTGGACGGGCTACTCGCGCGAAGAGCTCCTCGTCGGCAAGCGGTTCCGGGACCTGCTGACCATCGGGGGGAAGCTCTTCCACGAGACGCACTACGCGCCCCTGCTGCGGATGCAAGGGTTCGTCAATGAGATCAGCTTCGAGCTCGTGTGCAAGAACGGCCGACCGCTGCCCGTGTTGATCAACAGCGTCCAGAAGCAGGATGCGGCCGGCACGCCCGCCTTCCACCGCACCACGCTCTTCAACATCACCGACCGCAAACTCTACGAGCGAGAGCTGCTCCTGGCCCGGCGGCAGGCCGAACAAGCCGAGCTGGCCGCCCGCGCCAAGGCGGACTTCGTGTCCATGGTCAGCCACGAAATCCGCACCCCGATGAACGCCATCCTCGGGCTGGCGGGCCTGCTGCTCCAGACCGAGCTGAACTCGGAGCAACAGAAGTACCTCCACCTGCTCCAGTCCTCGTCCGAGAACCTGCTGGAGCTGCTCAACAACATCCTGGATCTCAACAAGATCGAAGCGGCCAAGGTGACGCTGGAAGAGCGCCGCTTCGATCTCCGCCAGCTGATCCACGGCCTGCTCCACGGCCTCCACGTCAAGGCCGAGCAGAAGCAGCTGGCCGTGCGGCTGGAGCTGGACGAGCGGCTCCCGCACGGGCTCCTGGGAGATCCGATCAAGCTCAGCCAGGTGCTCACCAACCTGGTGGCCAATGCCATCAAGTTCACCGAGCGAGGCGCGGTGACGCTGGCGGCGCACGTCCGGGACTCCTCCCCGCAGGCCGTCTTCGTGGACTTCCGGGTCACCGACACGGGCATCGGCATTCCCGAGGAGCACCTGGCGCGAATCTTCGAGGAGTTCACCCAGGCCAGCTATGACATCCAGCTGAAGTACGGCGGCACCGGCCTGGGCCTCTCCATCTGCCGGAAGTTGCTCGCGCTGTATGGCAGCCAGCTCCACGTGGAGAGCGTGCCGGGGAAGGGCTCGTGCTTCTTCTTCACCCTGCGCCTGAAGGTCGCGGAGGCGGCGGAGGAGCCCGCCGTGAAGCCTCCGCCCTCCGAGCATTGCCTCACCGGCCTCAAGCTGCTGGTGGCCGAGGACAACAGCCTCAACGTCTTCGTGCTCTCGCAGTTCCTGCGCAAGTGGGGCGCCGACTTCGAGGTGGTGGAGAACGGGCACGGGGCCGTGGCGAAGGTCCAGCAGGGACACTTCGACCTGATCCTGATGGACCTCCAGATGCCGGAGCTGGATGGCTACGCGGCCACCCGCGCCATCCGGGGCCTGCCCGAGGAGCGGCTCCACCGCCTGCCCATCCTGGCCCTGTCCGCCTCCAACCGGCTCGGGCTGGAGGAGCAGCTCGCGGCCGCTGGCTTCACGGGCTTCGTGGGCAAGCCCTTCAAGCCCGATGATCTGCTCTCGAAGATTTCCCTGCACTGCGCCCGCCCGTCCCGCTTCAGCCTGGAGGGCCTCCGGCGCCTGGCCGAGGGAGACCGTCACGCCCTGCGAGAGCTCATCGCCGTCGCCATCGCCAACTGCCAGCAGGCCCAGCCCACCTTTCAGAGAGCGCTCGAGGCCGGCGATCTGGAAGGGTTCGAGTTCCATGCCCACAAAATCAAGATGACCCAGGAGCTGCTCCAAGCGGAGGCCCTTCGGGCGGCGCTGCAACGAGGACGCGCGCTTCTGTCCCGAAGAGACAGCGACGCGGAGCTGGTCCGTGCCGCGGCTCACGCCCTTCACGCGGAGCTGGAGGACATCATCACGGCCTTGAGGGCGGACCTGGCGACGGTCGCCGCCGGCCTCCCCGCCGAGGAGGACTCGCGAAACTGA
- a CDS encoding DUF5335 family protein produces the protein MHHTREIPREVWSDYLTLLSSITQAQCVRIEAGSPEIGEQTLAQRLPLIDISFEEKGSGQGSVEVTVGRPGEEITHRILHPDRIYADESENGELECLDIEDEEHTKTLIFFEPAEAFAESSDRWSSPPL, from the coding sequence ATGCATCACACCCGGGAAATTCCTCGCGAGGTCTGGTCCGACTACCTGACGCTGCTGAGCAGCATCACCCAAGCTCAGTGCGTCCGCATCGAGGCGGGGAGTCCGGAGATAGGCGAGCAGACGCTGGCCCAACGCCTGCCCCTCATCGACATCTCCTTCGAGGAGAAGGGCAGCGGCCAGGGCAGCGTCGAGGTGACGGTGGGGCGGCCCGGCGAGGAGATCACCCACCGCATCCTCCACCCCGACCGCATCTACGCCGACGAGAGCGAGAACGGCGAGCTGGAGTGCCTGGACATCGAGGACGAGGAGCACACCAAGACGCTCATCTTCTTCGAGCCGGCCGAGGCCTTCGCCGAGAGCAGCGACCGTTGGTCCTCCCCGCCGCTCTGA
- a CDS encoding S8 family serine peptidase: MKKSTLFGALVMLSACASEVGSEETEVRTQEAGVASEAKERYIISFKPGFDRSKVVSAAGGRELMSIHGMNASAVELPAKAVEALSKHAGVEFVELDAPRKLLAQTTPYGIPLTQADQVWASATGANRKICIIDSGLYAAHEDHQSGKSITGYPTGWNTDKCHHGTHVAGTIAAVNNTTGVVGVLPNGVNLHIVKVFGDDCSWTYASTLADAANRCVSAGANVISMSLGGPTKSKTEENAFKNAFSAGVLSIAAAGNDGNNRMSYPASYPIVMSVGALDANKTIATFSQFNTEVDIAAPGVGVLSTVGAVDTNSVAVAGGTFSGGYIDGAARSAGVTGALVDGGLCDSVGAWAGKVVLCQRGTIDFNTKVVNAKAGGGVAAVIYNNVAGGFAGTLGTGVTSTIPAISLSLEDGTAIKAAGGLGQSSTVSSQFVEPASGYEPYDGTSMATPHVSAIAALVWSYNPAWTATRVRNALEKTAEDLGTAGRDNYYGNGLIRAKAALDYAIANP, translated from the coding sequence ATGAAGAAGTCGACGCTGTTTGGTGCCCTGGTGATGCTGTCCGCGTGTGCGTCGGAAGTCGGTTCGGAGGAGACGGAGGTACGCACGCAGGAGGCGGGCGTGGCCTCGGAGGCCAAGGAGCGCTACATCATCAGCTTCAAGCCCGGGTTCGACCGCTCCAAGGTCGTCTCGGCCGCCGGCGGGCGCGAGCTGATGTCCATCCACGGGATGAACGCGTCGGCGGTGGAGCTGCCCGCCAAGGCGGTCGAGGCGCTGAGCAAGCACGCCGGGGTCGAGTTCGTCGAGCTGGACGCGCCCCGCAAGCTGCTGGCGCAGACCACGCCGTACGGCATTCCGCTGACCCAGGCGGACCAGGTGTGGGCCTCGGCCACGGGCGCCAACCGGAAGATCTGCATCATCGACTCCGGCCTCTACGCCGCGCATGAGGACCACCAGAGCGGCAAGTCCATCACGGGCTACCCCACGGGCTGGAACACCGACAAGTGCCACCACGGCACGCACGTGGCGGGCACCATCGCCGCGGTCAACAACACCACCGGCGTGGTGGGCGTGCTGCCCAACGGCGTGAACCTGCACATCGTCAAGGTGTTCGGCGATGACTGCTCGTGGACCTACGCCTCCACCCTGGCGGACGCGGCCAACCGCTGCGTGAGCGCGGGCGCCAACGTCATCAGCATGAGCCTCGGCGGCCCGACCAAGAGCAAGACCGAGGAGAACGCCTTCAAGAACGCCTTCAGCGCGGGCGTGCTCTCCATCGCGGCGGCGGGCAATGACGGCAACAACCGCATGAGCTACCCGGCCTCCTACCCCATCGTCATGTCGGTGGGCGCGCTGGACGCGAACAAGACCATCGCCACCTTCTCGCAGTTCAACACCGAGGTGGACATCGCGGCCCCGGGCGTGGGTGTGCTCTCCACCGTCGGCGCGGTGGACACCAACAGCGTCGCCGTGGCCGGCGGCACCTTCAGCGGCGGCTACATCGACGGCGCGGCCCGGAGCGCGGGCGTGACGGGCGCGCTGGTGGACGGCGGCCTGTGCGACAGCGTGGGCGCCTGGGCGGGTAAGGTCGTCCTCTGCCAGCGTGGCACCATCGACTTCAACACCAAGGTGGTGAACGCGAAGGCCGGTGGCGGCGTGGCCGCGGTCATCTACAACAACGTGGCGGGCGGCTTCGCCGGCACGCTGGGCACGGGCGTCACCAGCACCATCCCGGCCATCTCCCTGAGCCTGGAGGACGGCACCGCCATCAAGGCGGCGGGCGGCCTGGGCCAGTCCTCCACGGTGTCCAGCCAGTTCGTCGAGCCGGCCAGCGGCTACGAGCCCTACGACGGCACCTCGATGGCGACCCCGCACGTGTCCGCCATCGCGGCCCTGGTGTGGAGCTACAACCCGGCGTGGACGGCCACCCGCGTGCGCAACGCCCTCGAGAAGACGGCCGAGGACCTGGGCACCGCCGGTCGTGACAACTACTACGGCAACGGCCTGATCCGCGCCAAGGCGGCGCTGGACTACGCCATCGCCAACCCGTAA